Proteins from one Dehalococcoidia bacterium genomic window:
- the guaA gene encoding glutamine-hydrolyzing GMP synthase gives MPHDAGALTVAEAGRDQPERAEPAADAVVILDFGSQYSMLIARRVRECGVYCELLPHDAPAERVAALRPKGVILSGGPASVYDADAPLIPEYVFSSGLPVLGICYGMQLLAHQLGGEVAPGSAREYGTATVRPLPAASAIFAGLSGDLPVWMSHGDRITRLPAGFVPAGTSANSPYAAMDNGAGYVGLQFHPEVVHTPAGKQILENFLLRICRCEPSWTPGSFIEQSLVAIRRQVGGGRVICALSGGVDSAVAAALIHRAIGDQLICIFVDNGLLRRGEAAQVVDTFERHMRVQLVHVDAADRFLDRLAGVVEPEAKRRAIGNTFIHVFEDEAAKFGQIDFIAQGTTYPDVVESASTGHGATAKIKTHHNVGGLPPEMQLELVEPLRFLFKDEVRRVGVELGLPAEMVNRQPFPGPGLAIRVIGEVTRSKLEVLREADAIVMAEVRAAGLYDRLWQAFAVLTDTRSVGVQGDFRTYGHALAIRAVTADDAMTADWARLPFDLLARISSRITNEVRGVNRVVYDITSKPPGTIEWE, from the coding sequence ATGCCGCATGATGCCGGGGCGCTCACGGTCGCAGAGGCGGGCAGGGACCAGCCCGAGCGGGCGGAGCCCGCCGCCGACGCGGTCGTCATCCTCGACTTCGGCTCCCAGTACAGTATGCTGATCGCCCGGCGGGTGCGCGAGTGCGGCGTCTACTGCGAGCTGCTGCCGCACGACGCGCCCGCGGAACGGGTCGCTGCCCTCAGACCGAAGGGCGTCATCCTTTCCGGCGGCCCCGCCAGCGTCTACGACGCCGACGCCCCGTTGATTCCCGAGTATGTCTTTTCATCGGGCCTGCCCGTGCTCGGCATCTGCTACGGCATGCAACTGCTCGCGCATCAGCTCGGCGGTGAAGTTGCGCCCGGCAGCGCCCGCGAGTACGGTACGGCCACGGTCAGGCCGCTGCCTGCCGCCTCCGCCATCTTTGCCGGCCTCAGCGGCGACCTGCCCGTCTGGATGAGCCACGGCGACCGCATTACGCGCCTGCCGGCGGGTTTCGTCCCCGCGGGTACGTCGGCAAACTCGCCCTACGCGGCGATGGACAACGGCGCCGGCTACGTCGGCCTGCAGTTCCATCCCGAGGTTGTGCACACGCCCGCCGGCAAGCAGATCCTCGAGAACTTCCTGCTGCGAATCTGCCGCTGCGAGCCGAGCTGGACGCCGGGCAGCTTCATCGAGCAGAGCCTCGTCGCGATCCGGCGGCAGGTTGGCGGCGGACGCGTGATCTGCGCCCTCTCCGGCGGCGTCGATTCGGCCGTCGCGGCGGCGCTGATCCACCGCGCGATCGGTGACCAGCTCATTTGCATCTTCGTCGACAACGGTCTACTGCGGCGAGGCGAAGCGGCCCAGGTTGTCGACACCTTCGAGCGCCACATGCGCGTGCAACTCGTGCACGTGGACGCGGCTGACCGCTTCCTCGACCGCCTCGCCGGCGTGGTCGAACCCGAAGCGAAGCGCCGCGCGATCGGCAACACCTTCATCCACGTCTTCGAGGACGAAGCGGCGAAATTCGGCCAGATCGACTTCATCGCCCAGGGCACGACCTACCCCGACGTGGTCGAAAGCGCCTCCACCGGCCACGGCGCTACGGCCAAGATCAAGACGCATCACAACGTCGGCGGCCTGCCGCCGGAAATGCAGCTTGAGCTGGTCGAGCCGCTGCGTTTCCTGTTCAAGGACGAGGTGCGCCGCGTCGGCGTCGAGCTTGGCCTGCCCGCCGAGATGGTCAATCGCCAGCCGTTTCCCGGTCCCGGTCTCGCCATCCGTGTGATCGGCGAGGTCACGCGCTCGAAGCTGGAGGTGCTGCGCGAGGCCGATGCGATCGTGATGGCAGAGGTACGCGCCGCCGGCCTCTACGACCGGCTCTGGCAGGCGTTCGCCGTGCTCACCGACACGCGCAGCGTGGGCGTGCAGGGCGATTTCCGCACCTACGGGCATGCCCTCGCCATCCGCGCCGTCACCGCCGACGACGCCATGACCGCCGATTGGGCGCGGCTGCCCTTCGATCTGCTGGCGCGTATCTCGTCGCGTATCACCAACGAGGTGCGGGGCGTCAACCGCGTCGTCTATGACATCACCAGCAAGCCGCCCGGCACGATCGAGTGGGAGTGA
- a CDS encoding L-threonylcarbamoyladenylate synthase, which yields MLTQLLSPEQLAEAADLLLRGAVVALPTDTVYGVAADAASPEAIARLFEAKRRPLDKAIPLLVAEAQDLDLVAAFVPEPARRLAERFWPGALTIVVPRRALRSDDLPTVAVRMPDHPLARALIRLAGGTLAVTSANISGQPPATTVAEVMRQLDGRIAAVVEGGACPGGVASTIVDTTAGPPRVLRVGGVTIEALRRVVPRLLLGPGAAS from the coding sequence ATGCTTACCCAATTATTGTCGCCTGAACAGCTCGCCGAAGCCGCCGATTTGCTGCTTCGGGGAGCCGTGGTCGCGCTGCCGACAGACACGGTCTACGGCGTTGCCGCCGACGCCGCCAGCCCGGAGGCGATCGCACGGCTCTTCGAAGCCAAACGGCGGCCGCTGGACAAGGCGATCCCCCTGCTTGTGGCGGAAGCGCAGGATCTCGACCTGGTGGCCGCGTTCGTGCCCGAGCCGGCCCGCCGGTTAGCGGAGCGGTTCTGGCCCGGCGCGCTGACGATCGTCGTGCCGCGCCGTGCGCTCCGCTCCGATGATCTGCCGACGGTGGCCGTACGCATGCCGGATCATCCGCTGGCACGGGCATTGATTCGGCTCGCGGGCGGCACTTTGGCCGTGACCAGCGCCAACATCTCCGGCCAGCCACCGGCAACCACGGTGGCCGAGGTCATGCGGCAGCTCGACGGCCGCATTGCCGCCGTGGTCGAAGGCGGCGCCTGTCCAGGTGGCGTGGCCTCGACGATCGTGGATACCACGGCCGGGCCGCCGCGCGTGCTGCGTGTTGGCGGCGTCACGATAGAGGCGCTGCGCAGGGTGGTTCCGCGGCTGTTGCTAGGCCCCGGCGCGGCCAGCTGA